DNA sequence from the Halorussus limi genome:
CTGTCCGTAGCGTCACTTCTCGTTGATGGACTCGCTGGCGATGTTCCGCCCGCGAGTCTTCAAACTCACTTCGCGCCGTTTGCGCACTTCCTCCAGCACGTCCACTTCGACGAGTCGCTCGAAGATGCTCTCGACCTCGTCTACGTCCATCCCGAGGAAGTCGGGAATCTCGAACGACGAGACGCCCGAATAGAGCGCCATCAGGACCTCCTTCTCGGTCTCGTCGAGTTCGACTCCGCCCTCGTTCTTGCGCTCGCCCTTCTTCAACAGCGATTCGAGCAGCGCGCATCGCCGGGTCTCGCCCGAGATGTAGGTCTGGACGCTGGTGTCGCCCTGCGTGTGTTCGACCTCCAGCACGGTTCGCTGTTCGCCTTTGACGGTCCTGGTCGCCCTGTCGACCCCGCCGATGTCGTCGAGTTCGATGCCGACGAACGTGCCCGAGGCGATGGCGACGTTCACCATCTCCTCGCTAATCTTGATTCGGGCCTTCTCCCACTCGGTGTCCTGAACCACGCCGCCCTCGACCGCGGGGTGTTTGGTCAGGATCATCTTCTGGTTGAGCAGGGCCCCGTACACGTCGGTCTCGAACTCGTCGATGTCCATGCCCGTGCCGAGCAGGACGACGTTGTTCTCGAACTCGACGCTCAGATAGTCCGAGACGGAGGCGACGGCCTGATTCACGTCGTACCGACCCTTCAGGCCGTTGACCTTCGAGAGCGGAATCGACCGCTTGCCCTGGTTGCCCGCCAACACGATTCGCTTGTTCGACAGCAGGATGCGGCCGCTGGTCCAGTCGGGGTCGTTGAGTTTGCGGCCGTTCTTGACGACCTGCAGGAACTTCCCCTTCGTGTCGGTTATCTTGTGCTCGCCTTC
Encoded proteins:
- a CDS encoding CheF family chemotaxis protein, with amino-acid sequence MSKEGEHKITDTKGKFLQVVKNGRKLNDPDWTSGRILLSNKRIVLAGNQGKRSIPLSKVNGLKGRYDVNQAVASVSDYLSVEFENNVVLLGTGMDIDEFETDVYGALLNQKMILTKHPAVEGGVVQDTEWEKARIKISEEMVNVAIASGTFVGIELDDIGGVDRATRTVKGEQRTVLEVEHTQGDTSVQTYISGETRRCALLESLLKKGERKNEGGVELDETEKEVLMALYSGVSSFEIPDFLGMDVDEVESIFERLVEVDVLEEVRKRREVSLKTRGRNIASESINEK